A region of the Scatophagus argus isolate fScaArg1 chromosome 19, fScaArg1.pri, whole genome shotgun sequence genome:
ATTACGTTTCCTGTTGTTTGAAACTGCACGTTCGGATGTAATTCTGGACTTTTTATTGAGAGACAAGGAGACACACGTCCGAGAGGGAATGTCAatataaaactttattgatccctgagtCACAAACAAAGTGTAGAAAGTTTCAGctttaaagtgacaaaaacatgaagatgTCAGTACTCATAATTCACCGACAGAACCTGCacgagtacttttacttctggTGCTTTAGTATATTCTGATGCTAACACATTTGTACTGTTAAGTAAAGGCTGAAATGCAGAGTACTTGTATTTTTACTTGGAGTGTAAGTCTCACATTTCACCTGTTGAAAATAATGTGTGATATTAACAGAAGCCTGAAACTTTTGATTTGGGTTGTCCTCCAGCAGTGTGTAACCACGCATGTAGTTTGTAGTTCATCACTTACTGACCCTGTCAGTATCCAGGATCTTACGGTCCCCAAGGTTTAGAGCAAATATCAAGTTTCCAGGTTTccagtaaaattaaataaaaagaaggcGTTGCATCTTTTAAGCACTACAACAACGCGATTAAGGCTCACCTTAAGGAGGAAGGTGAGCACCACAGTCCAGACTCAGTTTCTAATTAAAGTTTCCGGTTATGTGAGGGGGTTGATGTCCTGCCAGAAGCCAACCTCATTCAGAAGTCAGGTTCATGTCCTCCTGTCTTTTCGTCTGTCCACAGCTGACCCTCTACGGTCAAAAGTTTGACGATTTCCAGGCGACGTTGGCCAAAAGCAACCAAATCTACGCCCGCTTCAAAAAGGAGATGGATAATGTGGGTGGAGAAGCCTCTTTGTTTGGTATCTTATGGAGATTTAAGTGTTTACTGCAGGACAAACCTGTAAGACGTCTGGGAATCAAACCGTGCAGAGTTCATGTAGTTAACTATTGGAGCAGGTTTAAAGATTGGATGAATGATGATCTTGTATTAATTGATTGTTTTtcaggcttgttttttttccaccaaaaaatgattttgtgctCTTAGATCTTTTCTTTCTAGAGTCTACAGTCCAACACatatttgtcttatttgtaAAAGTCAGAAAATGTCAGCACAGCCCTGTAACTTTAAACGCTCTGCACTTTGTCAGATGtcagaaaagatgaagaaaatggagaaagagtCAAATCTGTGGAAGGCACGATTTGAGAACTGCAACAAGGCTCTGACCGACATGATTGAAGAGGTTTGTCCACGatgttgctgcttttccttGCAATTCTGAATCCCCGTTTTGTGTGCTGGTGGACTGATGAGACCCAGCACAGCAGCCATCATCATGTGATAACGCTGAGCTTTTAACCTGCTCGTAGGCCTTTCTGTAGCCAACTGAACAGCGTGAGCCAGACCTTTCACAAATACCAAACATCTTACATACTTTCCTAGTTTTATTCTCACCGTGTCTCATGTCTGTTCCAGAGAACCGAGAAGGGCAAAGAGTACGATCTGTTTGTGCTGAAGATCCAGAAGCTGGAGAAGTTGTGTCGTGCCCTACAGGATGAGAGGATAGTCCTGTATGACAAGATCAAGGAAGTCCGCCACGCTAACTCCAACCTCCCATCGAAGGTGTTCGGCAGCTCTAAACTCGGTGACATCGCCAACACTGAGGGGTCTGACAAATCTTCCCTGGAGACCCCCCTGACCCCCCTGGAGCTccaggagatggaggaggacgACCCGGTCTTAACGGAGAACATGAGCCGTCTGACGGAGGAGCAGGCCAAGCTGCAGGAGTTTGCCGCCTCCCTGTTGGCCACACCCAGCGACGATGAAGAAGACGACAAACATGAGGTAGATCTCGAAGAAGACACAGTGGCTTCTGCATTTGTCcagttcaaaatcaaaactcCAGTCAAAAAGGAGTCTGTCTCAGTCCCTGAACAGGTGGTAGAGGTAACATCACAGACATCAGAATCAGGTCTACCACAGCCAGATAAAGCTGAGGAGGTTCCAGAGCCAGCCATGGCTCCACCAGAACCTCCAACACCTGTGGAGAGCACttctgaaacagaagcaaaaacagaaacagtagaAGTTCAAGCCGAGGACAAAGAGGTCCAACCAGAACCAGATGTTAAACCAGATGAGGAGATCCAGCAGCAAGCTGCTGAATCAGTACCAACATCAGAGCCACAGAAAGTCGAGATCAATCCACCAACAGACCTGAaaccagaagcagcagaggctgaagtTCTCATCCAGGCTGGTGAGGTCAAACCAGTGATCCCAGTGGAGGAAAAGAAGGTCCAGGCTGAACCAGTGCAAGAACCAGAAGAAGCACCAACCAACTCAACCGAGTCAACTTTGCCCACAGAAAACTCACCTAAAATGACGGCCTCCTCCAGTTCCAACTGCTCGAAGAAACAAActccaaagaagaagaagaagaagaacaccAAGAGCGCCAGCTAAAGCTCAGGAtgtgcagaagtgtgtgtgtgtgtgtgtgtgtgtggtgttgtttgggaatagtgtgtgtgtgtgtgtgtgtgtgcttagcTAAAATCATCCGGTTAACAGTTAAAGCCTTTGGTTTGTCCAGCTGGTGCAGCTGAagctgtcagtgttgttttctcagCACAGGAGAGCAGACGAACAAAGCGactgtgttttacagtttgaaTATTCAGAGTTAAATCCAGATTTAGTGTGAACAAAAGTGccatcaaacattttttaagatGCTAAAGCAGTAAAGAGCAAAGCTGTAAAGCAGTCtgttttaaactaaaaaccACAGTGCATCACTGCAACAcaaataaagtgatttttttgacagacattttgcttgtgttttgttttgggttttttttatctacAAAGTTTATATCTGAATATTATCAAAATTTTAATATTGTTCATTGGCCTTCAAGACCACGgatacatataaatatatgtatgttaATGTAGAAACAGATAAATTATTAAGACCTTTTTTGTCATGTAAGAGTAACATCACCTCCCTGTACTGCAAAAGCGTGTACAGTACAACAGAAccaccactagatggagctgttCTCCTGTCAGATCTGGATTAGAGGCTTGACACTGATTTGTTACAGCCTCCATATCGCTGCTAAAATCCTGATGTTTTGCTATTTGGTAGATGTTAAAATTTgagttgttttatttgcttttgacactttcacattaaaaacagtctAAAAATACTGACGTTCACACTGAGGACACAAAGGAGCCAAACTGCCAGGTCCAAAGGTGACTTCAGTGCaacaaatttatttctttactgGCTTTCATTAGaggttttattattgttttccaGCAAACTTTTGAGAGCAACACTGTAACTTTTaacatttgtctttctgttcatGTATTGTCATCAAAACTAATACAGAATAAGTTCGATTTCTAAACTTTAATCCAAAGCTTTGATCATTGCTACATTTTTATACTCTTCCCcacacgtgtgtgttttgttctgcgTGATCCCTCCCACTGCATCATGACACATTAGTAAAACAAGATCTAACCTAAGCATCATATTTAAGTCAGGTACTCAAATATTATTGCAGTTTTTAAAGGtcaaaatgtgtgctttttaGTTTAGTTGCCAGAAGCTGCTGATCTGTTCCAGTttaacagtaaagaaaaaagctCTTAACAAATGTGAGTGGAGGGTTCAGAGgtgacaaaatgcattttttactTCAACAGTGTTATGGTGTTTCTAAAACGAAGAAGGAACACCTGAGAGGTACAAAGGATTTAAAGTGTCAGataagagcaggaggagaggactgAGATTTGGAGGGCGGTTTGATTCGAGGCAGAAGCGAGGAGGTTTTTGAAGCGTTTCGACCTTGTGACAGAAGATAAGAGTGGACTTAACGAGTGCGTGTGGAGCAACGACACAGTTTGGTAATAATCTGGTAATCGGTTCAAGACGAATGCATCAGCACAGGCCACAGCCACCTCCACCTGAAGGGTGTCCATCGAGGAGGTTATTTAGGTCTCTTTGTGATGGGCCACACAAAAACAGGATGGTGTTTGGCACAACAGTCTTCCCTTCTGTTCACGTGAATTTCAGCACGTGGAGTTTGCCCGGCTGGAAGTGACTCATCATCCACTGCTGTTGTTTAAATCGTACgaaaacaaacatgcagaatCTTTTGAGTTGTTTTCTAAGAGCTTTTCTGCTCAGTTTGAGGAGAAATGTTCAGTTGCTGCAGGcattcagtcatgttttaatttcatttttctttgcttgaCAGCAGCCAACTATAAAGGTTATAAGGTAATAGAAAAATTCAGTTCAGCTTTCTCCTTGTGAAGGTAGttcatgtttcagatgtttcagcTTCAGTGCGAAACGCTGCGGGTGGAGAATGTAAAGCAGCCCTGAGTCTGACTCACACTCGTCGTATCTGCAGGAAACAGACACGACGCCTGCCTCCACGCAGGAGGAAAGTTCCCCATGTGCCGGTGATTAAGCTAATCTGAGCTGCGTGTTTTACTGCCGCGAGCCTGAAACGTGTGCATGTGGGGAATCACGCTGACAGACAGAAGACGGGAGACGCTGATGTTCCACCTGCTAACCTCTCTTTAATCCACTCGGGTCTCAAAgtcttcagcacacacacaaccgtCCTCCACCCCTGAAATGACCACCTTCACAAACcgcacacagtgtgtgtgttcagagacaAGAGCATCACTGAGGTCCAGCTTTGGCTGATCCCGTCTGACTGTCACAGTTTATTCTCAGTATTCGTACTGTAGAAATCCTGACGTGATTTCAGGCACCCGTGAAGAGGACCAGCCACTTCTTAACCGTGATGTTAGCCTGAGGCGGAGCAGGATTGGTTGTTATCGGAGGGTGTTTTGAGGTCATCCACCTGAGGCCTGTTGTGCGGCTGTCACAGCtggcaggagctgcaggagttTACCTGGCTGAGTACCTGAACACTACTGAAACcatatgtgtttctgtcttgtcCTTTCACATCcattagttttttaaaaaagacattattgTGTGGTCTGTGCCTTTAGCGTCAGTCAGGCTCACGTCTAGATGTTGGTCTGTTGATGGTGTCCCCTGGtacagcattgtgtgtgtgtgtgtgtgtcctctgacTACATGGATTTGATTTATCATCTACAGATCGCAGACGTTACTTTAAAAAAGCGAGACACTGTAAGGATTAAGACATCAGTACACTGGCGGTGTACTGGGTGTACTGGGTGTACTGGGTGTACTGGGTGTACTGGGTGTACTGGGTGTACTCTGTTCACACTGGGCCGTCGTATGTGTCTGTAGAGGTGAGGGTTTTAGGTCTAAAAGGGGGCGCTCAGAGTTTAACCACagttcagacacaaacagacttcGGGGTGTTTTTCTCTTCGGCTGCTCCTTTTGTTTATTAAAATCCTGCTGCGTGTGCTTCTGCCTGATAAAATCAACTCCAGCTCCCAAACAGCCTGTTGAGGAAGCACAAATGTCCCAAAATAGACTCACTGTGGAGGCACGAAAACACACCACATCGCATCGAGTCCTCGCTTTAACTCATGTTCATCTTTTGTCTCCTCCATCTGTGGCACACACTCTGTTTCATGTGCTTTACACTAATTCATCTTTCTCAAATCCTGCAGCTCGCTCCACGGCCCGCCCTCCAGGTGTGTGTTGAAGATCAGCTCgtgtaacacacacatcacacatcacgTGTTACGGTGACAGCAGCTGCACGTCACACCAGAGGAGGGTGTAAGGAGGCGTCTCAGCCTGGGGTCCAGAGAAGGTCTGTGCTGGGCTTCGGTCCCCACAGAGTCAGctaaaaagaaaactaaaatacaACAAAGTGACTTCAAACCAGAGGACCCTGATCACGACGTAACAAGACATCTTAATGCTGTAAGTTGTTCAGCCCAGAGATGAGGTGGCTTTGGGCTCCAGTGggaaaaacactgtgtgtgtgttttcaatgcAGTATCACCTCAACTGCCAGTCTGAGTTAAGAGAAATCAGAAAGATGAAATCTGCTCAGTATCtcacaaactgatttttattaACAGTGGTTTATAAATGTGCAGCTTTGTTCAGTCAACCACAGCCGAGTCATGAGAAGAATTTGTGTCCATAGTGCAGATACCACAGATTATACTTCATGATAATCTGAAACACTGATCCTGTCGGATCTTTACATCAATCAGACATAAGTGGATACTGTGAGTATCAGCAAGcacttcttattttcttttctcagttctgaagtgaaaaatgaagGCCGAGTAAGAAGGAGGAAATCAGTGAGCTGAGTGCAAAGTGAATACTACATCATGAATTTAAAGACACTAGTGAGGAGCATCCAGCACGCTGCTCTCCTAACGGAGTCTGCGCCCTGTGCTGGTGAGCTGCTGTCGTTACTGATGCGCACGAGTGGAGCTCTGCTTCACGAGCTGTTCGCGGGTCGCTGATTGGACGGCTGACTGTGGCTGTAATGCGCTGTGATCTGACCTGCTGGACCAGAGGACACTTCGGCCGTGTCCTCTTCCAGGAGCCGCACCTGCGGGAGGTTTGGGAGGTGCAGCTTATGGCATTACATTCATACCACAATTCTGAGCGCGAAACATTCAAATCGAGCGCACCAAACTTCTGCTTGAGCAGACAAAAGTCGATTCTGCGCGCTCACAACGCGACTTTCCCTCAGTCTGCCTCAGCCGCGCGCGCTCAAGCTTTGCACGTTATCGATGTGCCACaaaggtcaaccaatcagagcactgCTTCTGCTCCAATCACATCTTTTTACCGTGGAGCCCGAGAGTGTGACGTGGCGGAGTAGggaaaccgcaatgcattgtgggttTTACAGGCAACAGAAGAGCGTGTTGACGCCGGCCGCACGCGTGACGCTGCTCTCgtgtcctgttgttttatttaaacaagttaaaacgtGGTGCAAACGTGCCGTGTCGTTCACGCGATCGCTTCAGTAAAAACACACGATGGGCTGAGATCGTTCACGTCTAAAGCGCGGGGAGCGCGTGTAAGCCACACGCACCTGGCCGAGCGGTGTGCCATCCTCAGGAAACGCTTACCGGGAGATCTGGTTTTGGCAGACCGTGGATTTAACATCGGGGATGAAGCTGGACTGATGTGTGCCGAGGTGCAAAGCCCGGGCTTCACAAGAGGACGTGCTGGACCCGAGACCTGCGGAGGAGACGCGGCAGCTCACCTAAGAGTCCGCGTGGAAGGAGTTTGGTATGACTCACCTGAGCGCAGCACACCAGGGAGCCTGCTGGTTCCACCTGAAGGTGAGGAACTTTCCTTCATTGAtaagactgtgactgtgtgctgtgctgtaagTAACACGTCTCCCAGTGCCGCCATTAAACAGCGAGGCCCTGCGATAGCACACAGTGACTGACCGACAGAGTGAGTGCATTGAACACAACACTCTGTGAACTGGCTCTTATTCATGTAGTTTCactttctgtggttttctgaacATAAAATGAACGGCTgctaatcttcctctgcttatttctgtttatcgttaacatgtcattgatatgtcaggcacaggaaaacctcctcacctgctacCTGCTCATGACGACACACTGCAGGTCCGCACTTTACGAAGAAAGGTAATGAAACTACACCTGATGGTGATAAGAAATGTTGTAGTGCAGCGGGATTAAATGAAACTGTATTCCACctactttaatttaatattaaaaaatatttactcagaCAACAATGTGtgaacacttcttgtttcaaagtgttttcagtttattacagacattgttgtgcagtgcagtgactcAGTTAAAGTTCCCGTAGGAGTGCAGACAGGCTGCCGACAGCAGAAGACtgcgtgcagacacacagatatcACTTCAGATGAGGTGACGGTGTGATAACTAACGCCGCTGACCAGAGGACAAGCTCAGCTTCGGACAGCGGCGGCATTTATATCCAGTGTCCAGTCAACGAGGAACCGagcctttggaacagggtccagcTCGCCACGGTACGGCCCGtttttccatcctctctctctcgcagcGCCGTATCTGTCGcgaagtgatgtaaacaaaaaaaatttgcCCACAAAATGGCGGCCGCgacccacaatgcattgcgagaTCACGTGCCCTGTCGAGCCACATAGACTTTTACTGAGACCGCAAAGTAACGAGTCTTGTTAAGCTA
Encoded here:
- the txlnba gene encoding alpha-taxilin isoform X1; the encoded protein is MEASVEAAEVLVSPQPDVATSSVDANNTDGEVAAPAPPPAASDSSSCSDPMEEFSRRLEDIISTYGSAADALDKQVEAEKTRKEANDGIAASMEAEVSVVMQSLNQLSSPEDKLGHLLRKYAELAVSRRSDERTLCVLQDETRSSIAARSKLEILCRELQGHYSLLREETLRHCREDEEKRTEMVDHFQTKLAEIQTQIEQHNARNDKLCRENANLTDKLESLMNQCELREESLEKINQRRDLQQKLTEAKLQQANALLSEAEDKHKREKEYLLREAIDKTKKCFAMKEQELAMKKKLTLYGQKFDDFQATLAKSNQIYARFKKEMDNMSEKMKKMEKESNLWKARFENCNKALTDMIEERTEKGKEYDLFVLKIQKLEKLCRALQDERIVLYDKIKEVRHANSNLPSKVFGSSKLGDIANTEGSDKSSLETPLTPLELQEMEEDDPVLTENMSRLTEEQAKLQEFAASLLATPSDDEEDDKHEVDLEEDTVASAFVQFKIKTPVKKESVSVPEQVVEVTSQTSESGLPQPDKAEEVPEPAMAPPEPPTPVESTSETEAKTETVEVQAEDKEVQPEPDVKPDEEIQQQAAESVPTSEPQKVEINPPTDLKPEAAEAEVLIQAGEVKPVIPVEEKKVQAEPVQEPEEAPTNSTESTLPTENSPKMTASSSSNCSKKQTPKKKKKKNTKSAS
- the txlnba gene encoding beta-taxilin isoform X2 codes for the protein MEASVEAAEVLVSPQPDVATSSVDANNTDGEVAAPAPPPAASDSSSCSDPMEEFSRRLEDIISTYGSAADALDKQVEAEKTRKEANDGIAASMEAEVSVVMQSLNQLSSPEDKLGHLLRKYAELAVSRRSDERTLCVLQDETRSSIAARSKLEILCRELQGHYSLLREETLRHCREDEEKRTEMVDHFQTKLAEIQTQIEQHNARNDKLCRENANLTDKLESLMNQCELREESLEKINQRRDLQQKLTEAKLQQANALLSEAEDKHKREKEYLLVQAAEWKLQAQTLREQAAVMQAQLTLYGQKFDDFQATLAKSNQIYARFKKEMDNMSEKMKKMEKESNLWKARFENCNKALTDMIEERTEKGKEYDLFVLKIQKLEKLCRALQDERIVLYDKIKEVRHANSNLPSKVFGSSKLGDIANTEGSDKSSLETPLTPLELQEMEEDDPVLTENMSRLTEEQAKLQEFAASLLATPSDDEEDDKHEVDLEEDTVASAFVQFKIKTPVKKESVSVPEQVVEVTSQTSESGLPQPDKAEEVPEPAMAPPEPPTPVESTSETEAKTETVEVQAEDKEVQPEPDVKPDEEIQQQAAESVPTSEPQKVEINPPTDLKPEAAEAEVLIQAGEVKPVIPVEEKKVQAEPVQEPEEAPTNSTESTLPTENSPKMTASSSSNCSKKQTPKKKKKKNTKSAS